One genomic region from Fictibacillus marinisediminis encodes:
- a CDS encoding ABC transporter permease: MKLYIKLISASIRSRMQYKMNFIFSMVSYGVIMMIDFVLLAAILNRFDQIKGWNIYEVGVLYAISSISLSLYRTMAPEIHEFEKYMIEGEFDSLLIRPVSPLVLLLSKNLDLSRIGGVLQGLLILCLSLYGLSKEQQLVFLIAYLPVILVCGWLISFSLALFTATIAFWTQRIKDFQTFTLYAPFNAANYPMNIYPGWLKIIFFTVIPVAFMNYVPMLYLLHKGGSLYFLLLPAAVAGLFFCASLKFWNYGIKFYHSTGT, from the coding sequence ATGAAATTATACATAAAACTCATCAGCGCCAGCATCCGGTCAAGAATGCAGTACAAAATGAATTTCATCTTCTCTATGGTCTCCTATGGCGTGATCATGATGATTGACTTTGTCCTACTTGCCGCTATTTTGAACCGTTTTGATCAGATTAAAGGCTGGAATATTTATGAGGTGGGTGTTCTTTACGCGATTTCATCGATTTCACTTTCTTTGTACAGAACGATGGCTCCTGAAATCCACGAATTTGAGAAATATATGATAGAAGGAGAATTTGACAGTCTCTTGATTCGGCCAGTCTCTCCTCTCGTTCTGCTCCTTTCAAAAAATCTCGATCTCAGCCGGATTGGAGGTGTTCTGCAGGGTTTGCTTATTCTTTGCCTTTCCCTGTACGGACTTTCCAAGGAGCAGCAACTCGTATTTCTTATCGCTTATCTTCCCGTCATCCTTGTCTGCGGATGGCTCATTTCATTTTCTCTCGCTCTGTTTACGGCGACAATTGCGTTCTGGACACAGCGGATTAAAGATTTTCAGACGTTTACGCTCTATGCACCTTTTAATGCCGCAAACTACCCGATGAACATTTATCCCGGCTGGTTAAAGATCATCTTTTTCACGGTGATACCGGTGGCTTTTATGAACTATGTGCCTATGCTATATCTTTTACATAAAGGAGGCAGCCTGTACTTTCTGCTGCTTCCAGCTGCCGTGGCTGGCCTATTCTTTTGTGCCTCTTTGAAATTTTGGAATTACGGCATCAAATTTTATCATAGCACTGGAACCTGA
- a CDS encoding EAL domain-containing protein, with product MRETARDCGFKVIAEGIERKEAAEYCEEIGVDLVQGYLFGKPDSLPMKGPLFICNK from the coding sequence TTGAGGGAGACAGCGCGTGACTGCGGATTCAAGGTGATCGCAGAAGGGATTGAACGGAAGGAAGCAGCAGAATACTGCGAGGAGATCGGTGTTGATCTTGTTCAAGGATATCTCTTCGGGAAACCAGATTCTCTTCCTATGAAAGGCCCCCTGTTCATCTGCAATAAATAA
- a CDS encoding ABC transporter permease → MVYWLLFKKSFSRNMQYRLSHLINNAASAIFGFVYIAIWTGVLAGKEQKSPYSIMDMTYYMGASQCILWMTVFLTAGLGIQAGVRNGAISFELARPTNYFFYITSQEAGRIGYNALFRSLPIGLIFTFTVGFYTPEHFPAYVYTFLSVILAVGISLNIFYLIGISSCWTTEISWAHFINLTLMFSLGGQMVPLTFLPGPLSQVAGWLPFAGVVYYPVMIYLEKANSSVLLIQGGWLLFLLLLNQWITFLARQKIEIQGG, encoded by the coding sequence ATGGTATACTGGCTTCTTTTTAAGAAAAGTTTTTCACGCAATATGCAATACCGCCTGTCCCACCTTATTAATAATGCCGCTTCAGCAATCTTTGGATTTGTTTACATCGCCATATGGACAGGAGTACTGGCTGGAAAAGAACAAAAAAGTCCATACAGTATCATGGACATGACCTATTATATGGGGGCGAGCCAATGCATTCTGTGGATGACCGTATTTTTAACAGCGGGTCTCGGGATTCAGGCAGGCGTAAGAAACGGTGCAATCTCGTTTGAACTTGCAAGACCCACGAACTATTTTTTCTACATAACGAGCCAGGAGGCTGGAAGGATAGGGTATAACGCCCTCTTTAGAAGTCTTCCGATCGGCTTGATTTTCACCTTTACCGTCGGATTTTACACCCCAGAACACTTTCCGGCCTACGTATATACCTTCCTTTCTGTCATCTTAGCTGTCGGCATTTCATTAAATATATTTTATTTGATTGGAATATCATCCTGCTGGACAACTGAAATTTCATGGGCTCACTTTATTAACCTGACCCTGATGTTCTCCCTTGGAGGCCAGATGGTGCCATTGACTTTTTTGCCTGGACCATTGTCACAAGTTGCTGGATGGCTGCCATTTGCAGGTGTGGTTTATTATCCCGTGATGATCTATCTTGAAAAAGCCAACAGCTCGGTTCTCCTTATTCAGGGTGGCTGGCTCCTCTTCCTGCTGCTGCTGAATCAGTGGATCACATTCCTTGCCCGGCAAAAGATTGAAATTCAAGGAGGCTGA
- a CDS encoding patatin-like phospholipase family protein gives MKGTGLVLEGGGMRGVYTAGVLDYFMDKELYFPYVIGVSAGACNATSYLSRQRGRNRVVNIDFVRHPEYISYKNLLLKRKGLFGMDLIFDEIPKKHVPFDFEAFERATERFVIGTTDSETGLPVYFEKADHQEHILTVLRASASLPFMAPVIEYHGKKLLDGGVADPIPVKKAKADGNKRNVIVLTQNEGYRKRKTKMEWLARRVYQSQPGMSDVLLNRYKHYNETLDYIEELEKKNEVFVIRPKQKLDVGRAERNPVKLHALYERGIEDAMNVYEQLEEWLFLEKTN, from the coding sequence ATGAAAGGAACGGGTCTTGTCCTAGAAGGCGGGGGAATGAGGGGTGTTTATACAGCAGGAGTGCTTGATTATTTTATGGACAAGGAATTGTATTTTCCCTATGTCATTGGCGTTTCTGCCGGGGCCTGCAATGCAACCTCCTATCTTTCAAGGCAAAGAGGGAGAAACCGGGTTGTTAATATCGATTTTGTACGACATCCAGAGTACATTTCTTATAAAAATCTATTGTTGAAACGCAAAGGGCTTTTCGGGATGGACTTGATTTTTGATGAAATTCCTAAGAAACATGTCCCTTTTGATTTTGAAGCGTTTGAACGTGCGACAGAACGTTTCGTGATCGGAACGACTGACAGTGAGACAGGACTGCCGGTTTATTTTGAAAAGGCGGATCATCAAGAGCATATTCTCACCGTTCTTCGAGCTTCCGCATCTTTACCGTTTATGGCACCCGTCATCGAATACCATGGAAAAAAACTGCTGGATGGGGGAGTGGCTGACCCTATTCCAGTCAAAAAGGCAAAAGCAGACGGAAATAAAAGGAACGTCATTGTTTTAACACAGAATGAAGGCTACAGAAAACGTAAAACAAAAATGGAATGGCTGGCGAGAAGGGTATACCAATCACAGCCGGGGATGTCTGATGTTTTGCTGAACCGTTATAAACATTACAATGAAACATTGGATTATATTGAAGAACTTGAGAAGAAAAATGAAGTATTTGTCATCAGGCCAAAGCAGAAGCTGGATGTAGGAAGAGCGGAACGCAATCCTGTAAAGCTCCACGCCCTCTATGAACGGGGAATTGAAGATGCGATGAACGTCTATGAACAGCTGGAAGAATGGCTTTTTTTGGAAAAGACAAATTAA
- a CDS encoding N-acetylmuramoyl-L-alanine amidase: MNKVLIGIVMLMSISQTLSPPALQASTDAEAVVAADHLNVRKIDSISAPVIGSVRGGEILSVLSERNGWAHIEIHGKTGWVSAVYLKKRGNGKREKHDEAGIWNVVANRSFSTQEVRRSGGLNGKRIVIDPGHGGVDRGAKGAFHSTLESELTLRTGLLAAEKLRAAGAIVMMTRMNNDYFSLANRVFQSESVFADAFISIHYNSSLRPDVSGLSTFYNKSVDQELAQSIQEGILNGGTNLQDSGVKFGDYYVIRENQRPSALIELGFLSNRHDELKAETQDFQENAVSGIVIGLENYFNQR, encoded by the coding sequence GTGAATAAAGTACTGATCGGTATTGTCATGCTGATGAGCATCAGCCAAACACTGAGTCCACCGGCACTTCAAGCGAGCACAGATGCAGAAGCCGTTGTCGCTGCAGATCATTTGAACGTCAGGAAAATTGATTCCATCTCTGCTCCCGTGATCGGGTCCGTAAGAGGAGGGGAAATACTGTCAGTCCTTTCCGAAAGAAATGGGTGGGCGCATATTGAAATTCACGGTAAAACAGGGTGGGTGTCTGCTGTTTATTTAAAAAAGAGAGGAAATGGAAAGAGAGAGAAGCATGACGAAGCAGGAATTTGGAATGTCGTAGCGAATCGTTCATTTAGCACACAAGAAGTTCGCCGGAGTGGGGGCCTTAATGGTAAGCGGATTGTAATTGACCCGGGTCACGGCGGTGTTGACAGAGGAGCAAAAGGAGCGTTTCATTCTACTCTGGAATCAGAACTGACGCTTCGCACAGGTTTGCTTGCCGCAGAAAAACTGCGAGCGGCTGGAGCCATTGTTATGATGACCAGAATGAATAATGATTATTTTTCATTGGCGAACAGAGTGTTCCAAAGCGAGTCTGTGTTTGCGGATGCTTTTATCAGTATTCATTATAATTCATCTCTTCGCCCGGATGTGAGCGGGTTATCTACCTTTTATAATAAATCAGTAGATCAAGAACTTGCTCAATCCATTCAGGAGGGAATATTAAACGGTGGAACAAACCTGCAGGACAGTGGGGTGAAATTCGGAGATTATTATGTAATAAGGGAGAACCAGCGTCCCTCAGCCCTTATTGAATTAGGATTTCTATCGAACCGGCATGACGAGCTGAAGGCAGAAACACAAGACTTTCAGGAGAATGCGGTAAGCGGAATCGTAATTGGACTGGAAAATTATTTTAATCAAAGATAG
- a CDS encoding ABC transporter ATP-binding protein, with the protein MIEAHQLRKSFKIYKSKKGMLGSMLSLFSGEYEERNAVDSISFKIEEGEFVGYIGPNGAGKSTTIKMLSGILHPSSGVAKVLGINPQKNRKMLAQNIGIVFGQRTQLWWDLPVIDSFDILKHMYKIEDRHYRRFLKHYDDILDISQFLQTPVRKLSLGQRMRADLAAAMIHNPPVLFLDEPTIGLDVVAKHKIREFLQEMNKSENKTVVLTTHDMDDIEQLCSRVIVINQGRMVLDGSLEELRNHIGLPSILTVTYEQPPELQVVYGIERTESNGRECTVLYDRSKISSPALLQEISKWGTPLDIQMKEPDIEEVIQNIY; encoded by the coding sequence ATGATTGAGGCACATCAATTAAGAAAGAGCTTTAAAATATACAAATCAAAAAAAGGCATGCTCGGTTCCATGCTTTCGCTGTTTTCCGGGGAATACGAGGAAAGGAACGCCGTAGATTCTATCTCTTTTAAAATAGAAGAAGGTGAATTTGTAGGATATATTGGCCCAAACGGTGCAGGTAAATCAACAACGATCAAGATGCTTTCCGGAATTCTCCATCCATCGTCAGGAGTGGCAAAAGTTCTTGGAATCAATCCGCAAAAAAACCGAAAAATGCTTGCTCAAAATATTGGCATTGTTTTTGGCCAGCGGACACAGCTTTGGTGGGATCTTCCTGTTATAGACTCGTTTGATATTTTGAAACACATGTACAAAATAGAAGACCGCCATTATCGAAGATTCTTGAAACACTATGATGATATCCTTGATATCAGCCAGTTTCTTCAGACTCCAGTCAGAAAATTATCCCTCGGTCAGAGGATGCGTGCAGACCTGGCGGCGGCAATGATCCACAACCCGCCTGTCTTGTTCTTAGATGAGCCAACCATCGGCCTTGATGTTGTTGCTAAGCATAAAATCCGGGAGTTCCTGCAGGAAATGAATAAATCGGAAAATAAAACCGTCGTCCTTACCACACACGACATGGACGACATTGAACAATTATGCAGCAGGGTCATTGTCATTAACCAGGGAAGGATGGTATTGGATGGATCTTTGGAGGAACTGCGTAATCATATTGGTCTTCCCAGTATTCTTACCGTCACGTATGAACAACCACCTGAACTGCAAGTGGTTTATGGTATTGAAAGGACAGAAAGTAACGGCCGTGAATGTACCGTCTTGTATGATCGCTCTAAAATTTCTTCACCTGCTCTATTGCAGGAGATCTCCAAGTGGGGCACTCCACTCGACATTCAGATGAAAGAACCGGATATAGAAGAAGTGATTCAGAACATTTACTAA